Proteins found in one Neofelis nebulosa isolate mNeoNeb1 chromosome 3, mNeoNeb1.pri, whole genome shotgun sequence genomic segment:
- the CXCL10 gene encoding C-X-C motif chemokine 10 — MNQRAVLIFCLIFLTLSGTQGIPLSRTPRCTCIKISELSVNLRSLEKLEVIPASHFCPRVEIIATMKKNGEKTCLNPESKTIKNLVKAISKERSKRSP, encoded by the exons ATGAACCAACGAGCTgttcttattttctgtcttatctTTCTGACTCTGAGTGGAACTCAAG gaatACCTCTCTCTAGAACACCACGCTGTACCTGTATCAAGATTAGTGAACTATCTGTAAATCTAAGGTCCTTAGAAAAACTTGAAGTGATTCCTGCAAGTCACTTTTGTCCACGTGTTGAAATCAT TgctacaatgaaaaagaatggggAGAAAACATGCCTGAATCCAGAGTCTAAGACCATCAAGAATTTAGTGAAAGCAATTAGCAAGGAAAG GTCTAAAAGATCTCCTTGA